The genome window GATTGCCATGGAGCTGCCCATAGGCACCAGTGTTCAAATCCCCACCTCACCCAGCATCCCAGCAGTGGTCGTCTccagctctcctccatgccccccCGGCTGGCTTCAGTGTCGCCAGATGGAAGCTACAAGTCCCAGAGTGCCCACAGGCGTGGGGCCTATTTTCTTTAGCAAGCCACTGCCCAATAGGCTGTGAACAAGCCCATTCGGGTCGCACCTAGGGGCAGCAACACAGGGCCAGGTAGGGTGCACAAGGCACTCTGTACTTGCTCCACACATTTCCCTATGTGCAGGGGCGGCCTATCCATATAGGCaaatcgcctagggcgccaagttaaatggggtacCAAATGGTGACACAatatcgttgaggggtttggaggtgggggcaccgatttgCAAGGTTCGCCTAGGCCGCTCCTGCCTATGTAGAATATGGGAcaccggggagggggctgccagtgcTCAGAGTTTCAGCCTCACTGTGTGGGTGCAGCCACCAACACTCagtgcttcagccctgcagcggagtgggaaggggggctgctGGCACTCAGAACTGCAACCttgtaggagggggaggggaggaccacCACCAGCATGCAGAGCTTCAGCCTTGtagtgggcgggggagggaggagcaaccACTTGCGCTaggggcttcagccccatagCTGGGGGAAGCCACTGGCACTCAAGGCGTCAGTGTTGCAGGGGTGGGACAGAAGCCACCAGTGCTCAGGATTCCAGCAGCCAAAGCTCTGACTGCTGGTGGCTCCCCAtccaccctgccccactgcagcgaTGAAGTTCACCCCCACAACATGCagaatggggaaggaaggggaagataCCAGGCCCTGAGTGCTGTCagttccttctcccaccccctgcaaggGAAATTTGGGATAATgtgcccactttttttttttcctacaaagTCAGGACTGAAGGAGGCGGCCTTAAATAAGGGACTGTCCCAGTAAAAACAGGACAGATTGTCACCCTATGCTTGCAGCACTTGAACATATATCCTTAAGCATTAGAGTTATCTTGATAAAAGTTAACTGCATGTATAATATAAGTGACCCCTGCACTTCTTCACCCCTAGGATTACTCATGGTGGATGTGTGGAGACCATAAATTATGCAGAAAACCTCAAAGAAGAACAAACAGGAAGGTACTTCATGTAAAGAACGGACCATCCTTCCATCAtccaaaaagaaagaagaaagtcAGGAGGACtttgtggagctgctgcctccagAAGTCACCTTGAAAATTTTCAATGAACTGGACGTTCAGAGCTTATGCAAAGCTGCAATGACTTGCAAGAGCTGGAATCGCACAATTGAGAACAGTGACCATTTGTGGAAACATCACTGTTTAACTGTAAGAGCTGTCTGTCAGCGAGAGATAGACTTTGATCGAGGAAATGGATATTCATGGAAGGTAAATTAAAGGCCATGGACTGTCTAGCTTTGGGAACCTGGATAGCTTTGGGAATCAGTATTAAGATGTAAGGTTCTCTCCTTATCAGTATTTCTGATCCATCCACAGTGAAGAGAAAAATTAAAGTTATCTAATACCTGAAGCTTGTGagctctcagggcttgtctacattacaaaattaAGTTGACTTAAGTCAGTGTACAAGCCACCAGTGGTTCACATGCACACTTGCTCCTTTGGTTGGTGGTGCATATCCCCACCAGGAGTGCTTCACCAACTGAAGTGGTACATAATAGGACACAGCTGAAGCCCACCAGCCTATGGTAACACTGGCATGGCACTCATTGCTGGCCCACTGTCAGCAGGGTACAATGGCCTCAGCTACAAGCCAGCATCTACAGCTGACAAGTGTAGCTATCATCACCAGAAAAGAGGACTACAACTAACAGCTCCCACTGGGGTTGATGGCCAACCAGCTGTGTCAGTTAATCAGTGTCTTAACTGCATTAACAAAAGAACTATACCCCTCGTGGAGTTAGAGTTATGTTGGCATAGAAAGTGACTTATTTTGGCAGAAGCAGTATTCTAATGTAGACATTGACATAATTAGGTGAATGCAAGTCATCTTGCATCAACCTAAGTACCTAACCTTGTAATATTGACCAGGCCTTAGTGACAGTGTCACAACAACCATCACAAATGGCAGTCTCTGAAGCTCTGAAGAGATGGCAAAACAGTACCATAAAGAAAAATTAATTATCCTCTGTTCCCTGATAATAGATCAACCAGTTCTTGGATGGAACATATTGAGAAAGGAGGGCAGTTTTACACACCTGgttagagccttgcaaatctgaGAATATCTACTTTATATATGCAGGTATCAGCAACCATGGATCTGGAtgcggatatccacagctcatttttgcagatgctgtTGTGGATtcaaattttgtatttagaaaacCCTGCAAGTTTGTATCTGTATCCATGGAAAATGGatgccagggatgtaaaaggttaaccagttacctggtaagcattaggcTTACTGAGTAACCGATTAACTGGACTGCcaacccctgcagcacagcaacaGGCTGGCCCCAGCCACGCTGCTAAATATGTTGAGTGAAATCCTATCAAGAAAAACAGTAGCAAATTCTCACAAGTGAGCTGTTAAATATAGGAAGGCTGAAATATAGAAAAGCTGAAAGATTGAAACACAGCTATCCAAAGATTCTGAGTAACAGcaaaaacatttaaatacatcaaaagcaggaagcctgctaaacaaccaatggAGCCACTGGATATTCAAAATGCTAAAGGAGAGTTCAAAAATGATAAGGCCATTGcagaaaagctaaatgaattctttgcatagGTCTTCACAGCTGATAAGTCACCAGGAGCATATGATATTCAGCCAACAGTTCAGAAGGAACTTAATTATGGAATAACAGAATTACTGTATTATGTAACCTAGGTTTTGTCTCCATTGCCAGCTTTGCTGGCAgagggtatgcaaatgaagcacagattagccttttgttgtgcttcatttgcataatctattcaagctgtttttgtgcaaaaaaaacaaaacaaaaaaaaccccagtgtggacgtttcctttttgcgcaaatacacctttttgcacaagatccttatgcccttctgggagagagagaaaatgatatCCCCAAAGGATCTGAACTGAGTCCAATACTGTTTGacgtatttataaatgatctggagaaagggtgaCCAAATTTGCTGacaatacaaaactactcaagatacaTCCAAAACAGACTGCAGAGAGCAACAATGGGATCTCACAAAATTgtgtgactggacaacaaaatggcagattaattcaatcgtagaatcctagaactggaaagtacctcaagaggtcatcgagtccagtctccttggtcacagcaggaccaagcagtgtctagatcatccctgatagatgtctatccaacctgctcttaaatatctccagtgatgaagattccacaagctccctaggcaatttattccagtgtttaaccacccgacaggatgtttttcctaatgtccaacctaaactaggatgtgaaggactagtcaactattatcggatagtcaacaggatagtcgattagtcgctctctcccctctccccccctttatctgatagtggcagcaaggggggaggaagaaaaaggggttcttcaaagcagcagcgccacgtggagtcctgaatcagctggggactcccctactgactctgggctctgtacggtgctgctgctttgaaatgttatGAAGAGCCTGGTGCCAGGTTTcttatggcatttcaaagcagcagcactgtgtggatCCTGGGGTCAGCAAACCCAGGGCTCCACATaccgcttttgcctttgaagtgtaacagcaGCCCTAGGGTTGTTGCTACTCTTAAAAAGCGGAAGTGCACTATCAACTAATttaatagttgatgcaaaaatgcattgtcTATTCAATTAGTCACCTGATACTTACCATCcttaacctaaacctcccttgctgcaatttaagtccattgcttcttgtcccatcatcagatgccaaggagaataatttctccctcttccttgtaacacttttttagatacttaaactgctatcatgtcccccctccatcttatttctgaactaaacaagcccaagtctttcaatcttccctcataggtcacgttttctagacctttaatcatttttgttgctcttctctgaaccttctccaatttctccacatctttcctgaaacttGGTGACCAGTTCTATTCACAGTAATCCAGttggggcctaatcagtgcagagtagagtggaagaatgacttctcatgtcttgttcacaacactcctgttaaggcatcccagaatcatatttgctttttttgcaaccatgTCACACTGTTGTCATGTTtaacttatggtccactatgacccctagatccctttttgcagtactccttcctagacagtcacttcccattctgtacatgtgaaactgattgtttttcATCTAGCCCAGGGGCGAgcaaagggcctccgcaggctggatccggccccggaggccctgccactgtcccgcccccaagccaattagggcctggggaccATGCAAAATTTCCTCCATGCTGCCAGGAGCATACAGCACTTTGACATGCCACACGCTCCTGGCAGGATGgaaggaggctttgtgtgctcccctgcccccaggctaatcagagcCTGTGAGGAACACgcagcacttagaagtgccatgcATTCCtggtagggtgggaggaggcttcagggcctgggggagaacacgaagtctcctcctgccctcccaggaGCATGTGACACTTTTAAGCCCTGTGCAGGGTGGGAACAGAGCAGAGAAACTTGGCACACACACCCagttctgattggcctgggggtaggggaacatgggaagtctcctcccaaccAGGAGCATGGGTgtgcaggggaaaggggggaggcaggtacgcaggcaggcaagcaagcaagcaaaggtgctcccccctccccagaccaatcttggtctgtgggtggagaaCCTGGAAGtatcccagcccccttcccccccccccccccttgaggccaggggccacttcagaaatgtttgaagtggcccttgGCAAAAAGTTATTGCACATCCCTGCTCTAGCCCGTGCTTCAGGAGCAAattgcagtctgtaatggccactcatcattgggtgtggacctgctgccttttcctatcctggctgccttccccccccccccccccgctttcatactctcaggccttgcctcaggtcctgcagcctgggagtgaagtcaggccagagctcctcagctctgcctgcctttcccagcACTGATATCTCCAAGAAGCCTtctgcttcccaggcagccaggtccctcctgctctgcaGCCAGAGCTATAGTAAGTCCTCTGTCCCTCAAGGAGCCCTTTAtatagccccagctgggccctaattagcaaTAACTGCCTCAGCCTGGACTTTGCTCTCAGCCCCCACTAAGGGCTGGGTTTTTGTCCTTAatgggccagtacagggcagacGCCCTGTGACACCATTCTTAAGTACTTATGACTGCTATAGCTTCATACTTAGCAGATCAGAGAAAGAATGATTCAGACATTGCAAGTACAACCCTGAACCAGCACAGGTTTGAAAGTAAGGAGGTTACAGCCACCTCATTTGGGGCCGTAGGTCTACCTCCATAGATCACTGAAACAGAAGCAAGCCATTTCGGATTTACTTCCTCTCAGAGGAAGGAGTGTTATAGAAGTTCACTATGAGGCAAGAACTCAcaaggaggcaggcaggcatgtgAGCAGATGGAGAGGTCTGAAGAGTGGACACACTGAAATCCAAATATTTCACACCTTTGTGACACCTGACTTCATTAAGCAAACATCACAAATCCTAGTCCAGGCAGTCTCTAGTTATATGGCTATTTCCAAGTCTTCCCAGATtcctctcttagggcatgtctacacagaggtCTAaacccaaaataagctacactattggagctatgtcaattgcgtggcttaagtcaaaatagcttatttcggcttttggcgctgtaaacacagcaggaagtagaaagagcactcttcctctgatttgccttacttctcatacaatgcaggttacaggagttggagtaagatgtcctccagctcaacattattccaacattatgtcgaaataactgcttgctgtgtagacacagactatgttatttcagaataactgatgttagtTATTaacgaaataacactgctgtgtagacttccgTTTATCCAGGGTTGAGGTCACAAGCTACATGTGTCAAAAACTCAACACCTTAGTATCTCCCTACATGAGCTGGAACTCAGCCACCCTGTTACAAGGGTACCTGACAGTTATTTTGGTGCTCTCaggataaagaaaaaaatagcaagattttaaaagttttccttta of Pelodiscus sinensis isolate JC-2024 chromosome 3, ASM4963464v1, whole genome shotgun sequence contains these proteins:
- the FBXO48 gene encoding F-box only protein 48, with amino-acid sequence MQKTSKKNKQEGTSCKERTILPSSKKKEESQEDFVELLPPEVTLKIFNELDVQSLCKAAMTCKSWNRTIENSDHLWKHHCLTVRAVCQREIDFDRGNGYSWKVTLLRNYWKSKVKHEWLSGKYSNIHSRCGLPEKSMYPMDADTWGEILEAELER